The DNA segment TGCAGGACGGCAAAGCCACCGCGACAGCGGGCACAACCAAACAGCAGCAAAAAGGCAGTGGACGGAGCAAGTCAAACGAGACAAAGCCCGACATAAAGACTATTCGGCCAGGCAGCTCAGTTGAGGGAGCGGCTAAATGAGCACCCCGCGGACCATAGACAATTCGGTCATCAACCTGCAGAACATTCGCAAGATATATGAGATGGGCGACCAGCAGGTGCGTGCGCTTGACGGCGTGGATGTCGCTTTTGAGCCCGGTTCATTCTGGGCGATCATGGGCCCCAGCGGCTCGGGCAAAAGTACGATGCTCAACATCCTGGGCTGTCTCGACAGACCCACCTCTGGCAGCTATCACCTGCACCAGGAGGACGTCAGCCGGATGGATGACGATCATCTCAGCGAGATTCGTCTGAAGCATCTCGGATTCATATTTCAGAGCTTCAACCTGATCCCGCAGTTGAGCGTGCAAAGAAATATCGAGCTGCCTCTGTTTTATCTTGGCTGGGATGAGAAAGAGAGCAGGGAACGCTCGGTCGAGCTGGCGCATAAAGTGGGACTCGAAGGGAGACTGAACCACCGCCCCGCAGAACTTTCCGGCGGTCAGCGTCAACGTGTCGCGATTGCGCGGGCACTGGCGAATGACCCGAAGATACTGTTAGCCGACGAGCCGACGGGAAATCTGGACTCTGTAACCGGTGCACAGATACTCGAACTGCTCGACGAACTCTACCAGAACGGCAAGACCGTCATCATGGTAACGCACGAATCAGAAATTGCTGCACACGCGCGAAAAATCCTGCACATGCGTGACGGCAAGGTCCAGAAGATCGAGGATACAGCATGAACTCAAAACTCTGGCGCAATGTATATCTCGGGATCGAGAACCTGCTGCTGCACAAGCTTCGTACACTACTGACCATGCTAGGCGTTGTGTTCGGCGTGGGCTCGGTGGTCGCAATGCTCTCTGTCGGTGAAGGTGCGAGCAGCCAGGCAATGGAACAGATCAAGAAAGTAGGTTCCAATAATATCATTCTCAAGTCCGTCAAATCCCAGAAAGAAGAATCAACATCCTCGACCACCCGCTCATTCATGAGCATGTACGGCCTGACATACGACGATCATCTGCGCATTGCCGAAACATTCGACACCGTGGCTCAGGCCGTGCCGGTCAAGATCGTCCGCAAAGAAGCACGCCTCGGCGACCGCTCGCTTGAGCTTCGCGTCGTAGGCACCGCACCGGAATGGTTTGAAATGCTCGACAGGCCCAAAGTCGCCGGCAGGGTCCTGACCCGGCAGGACATACAAAACCAGGCGAACGTGGCTGTACTAACCGAATACGGGTCCAGAAGGCTTCTCGCAACCACGAACACTATCGGCAACCATGTTCGAATAGGCTCGGACTTCTTTAAAGTCGTGGGCATTGTCAAAAGCGAGGGCGGCAGCGCGGGCAATATCCAGATGCCCGATGAGAGAGTCGATGCATACATACCCATCAACATCGCCCGCAAGTATTACGGTGATATCATTCAACGGCGTACAGCCGGCTCCCGCACCCGCGAGCGGGTCGAGCTCCATCAGATAATTGCCAAAGTTAAAGAGATCGAACATGTCGAGCAGACCGCTGCAGGGATCAAAGCGATGCTCGAACGATTTCATGAGGATAAGGATTACCAGATAAGCGTTCCTCTAGCCCTGCTCAAACAGGCTCGCGAAACAAAACGCACCTTCAACATAGTACTCGGCTCAATCGCTGCCATCTCACTGCTTGTCGGCGGTATCGGGATCATGAACATCATGCTCGCATCAGTAACCGAGCGCACACGCGAGATCGGCATACGCAGAGCCATTGGCGCCAAACGCAAACAGATCATCAACCAGTTCATCATTGAAACGGTAGTGCTCTCTTCCATCGGGGGACTGGTCGGAATTGGGTTGGGTATCACGATACCTAAGGTTATTACGCATTTCTCGGGCATGCCTACGATCATAACTCAGAGCAGCATACTGATATCGTTCAGCATCAGTATCGGCATAGGCATAGTCTTCGGCCTTTACCCCGCTGTCAGAGCTGCCAACGTCGACCCGATCATTGCGCTGCGACACGAGTAAACGGAGATTTTCAGGAATCGCGTTCAAGAACCGTCAGACTTCGCGGTTGACGGCAAACCGAGACAATGACAAAAGCGGCTCCATCGCTGTCTGATCGGCTTCAATGAATGTAAGAGAGTGCACAGCTTTGTCACTGTGCATTTTCGCCTGCTCGTATGCGTATTCGATGCTGCCAGCGTCACTGAGCATATCACGTATGCGGCCCCTGTCGTCCTCGTAAACGGCAGTATGGAGCAGTTCTCTGCCGTCAGCGACCGTTTGAACAAAGTGTATTAGCGGTAGTGTCGGTTTGAGTGCAAAGATATCCTTACCCACATTCTTACCCATTTTCTGCACGGAGCTCGTCACATCCAGAATGTCGTCCGCTATCTGGAACGCCGTTCCAAAATGCTCTCCGTATTGTCTTAACGAGTTGCAATCCTTTTTACAGGCTCCCGAAAGAAACGCACCCATCCAGCAAGCACTTCCGAAAAGAGCCGCCGTCTTACTGGCGATAATATTGTAATAATTCTGTTCACCAATTTCGTGATCGAGACTGATCACGTTCTGCATCATCTCCCCGTCGCATATTTTCCGGGCAACCGCGGCAACTTCGCCTGACATATCCGCCATACCTTCAGCACTGCCAAGAGCCATGACTTTACCGAGTACATACCCGCCAAGCAAGACTGCCGCCTTGTCCCCATATAAACAATTAATCGTCTCCCGCCCGCGTCTTCGCGTTGCGTGATCGATGACATCATCGTGTAGCAGCGTTGCCAAGTGAACCATTTCGACCATCGCTGCGGCACGGATATGTCTCTCGCCACTCTGATCGAAAATTCGACCGCTTAGCAGCAACAGCCCGGGCCTAAGCATCTTGCCACCAGATGTCCTAACGTTGGCGACCAGTCCCGCAATGTCACCCTCGCCAGGTTCGATTGCTCCTGCTAGCAGATAGTCAACCGCCTTCAGCTCCTCGCTCAGCGCGTTAAAAAATGGCACCGGCGAACTTTCGCCGCCGGCACCATCATTTTTGTTATCTGTGCGGTTATGACCGTGCATACTCGAAAAACTTTTTCCTGAGCTCTTTAGTCACAGCACCGGGCTTGCCGTCGCCCACAATGCGCCCGTCAATTTCAACGACGCCGATCACCTCTGCCGCGGTCCCGGTCAGGAAACACTCATCAGCAATGTAAAGGTCGAACTTTGTAAGATTTCGTTCGGTGACCGTATACCCGGACTCTCTGGCCAGTTTCATTACGACCTGCCGGGTGATACCATCAAGCGCGCCGGCCTGTATCGGAGGGGTGAACAGCTCGCCCTTGCGTATAATGAATATGTTATCCCCGCTGGCTTCGGCAACATATCCCTGAGGATTGTACATTACCACCTCGCCCACGCCGTGATCGATCGCTTCTATCTTTGCGAGAATATTGTTCAGATAATTCAGACTCTTGACCTGCGGCGGCAGTGTCAGCGGATGCGTCCGAACGGCATTTGCGCTTATAACCTTCAGGCCCGTTTCGTAAAACTCTTCAGGATAAAGCTGAATATTGGCCGCGATGATGATGACGCCCGCTTTGCCACAAACGAACGGGTTCAGGCCCAGATCGCCTACACCGCGTGTAACCAGCAGCCTGATATAGCCGTCCTCGATCTCATTGGCCTTGACAGTCTCTTCGGTCGCGTCCATCAAAGGCCTTTTGTCCATGCCGATATCCAGCCTGATAGCTTTTGCAGACTCATAAAGACGGTCAATGTGCGCTTCGAACTCGAAGATATTGCCGCTGTAAACGCGGATACCCTCAAACACGCCATCGCCGTAGAGCAGCCCATGATCAAAAACGGACACCTTGGCCTGTGCCTCGTCAACTAATTCGCCGTTCTGCCAAATCTTCAAACCCATCATATTCTCCATCAATTAAAATCTATAAACGGGCAATCTTCCCGTCCACGAGCCGTATCGTTCGATCAGCTTTTTGCGCCACACGATCGTCGTGCGTCACCATAACTATCGTCTGCCCTTCCGCGTTGAAATGCGCAAGTGATTCTAAAATACCATTTCCAGTCACAGAGTCAAGGTTTCCTGTAGGTTCATCCGCCAAAAGCAGTACCGGGTTGTTCATCAGCGCCCGTGCGATAGCTACTCGCTGTCTTTCGCCGCCGCTGAGCTGATATGCCTTGTGTTTCAAACGCTCACTGAGTCCCATTTTGTCCAGCAGCATCTCGGCTCGCTCGACAGCAGTTTTTTTCCTGGCTGCCCAGCCGAACATCCCGGTCCCGGCCATCGACGGCAGGAGGACGTTTTCCAGTACATTCAATTCGTCCAGCAAATGGTAGAACTGAAACACAAAACCCACCATCTTATTGCGAAAACGGGCATAATCCATCACAGAAAATTTGTCCAGATCCTTACCGCGAAATTGAACCCTGCCCTTATCAACCTTGTCAAGGGCGCCTAGAATATGCAAAAGCGTACTCTTGCCGCTTCCCGACGAACCGACGATGGCAACGAATTCGCCCTCCTTGATGCTCAGATCCAGCCCCTTGAGCACATCAAGCTTAGCCTGGCCCATGCGATAGGATTTATATATTGAACTCGCTTTTAGAATTTTAGGCATTGTCTTTCGATCCATTTAAATTAGAGCTGATCAACCTGTAGCACTTCGGCGATCCGTCGTCTCGCTGCCTGCATACTCGGTATCGCCGCACCGGCCAGGCACGCTGCCACCGAGCAGGCCGCAATGAAAACCATTGTCTGCCATTCGATCTGGTTCGGTATCTCGCCGATGGCGTAAACGCTGCGGTCCCACAACTGCCATTGATAGTTCTCGAACAACCAGTCCTCTATCGCATGCACCTTTACAAGCAGTGCGATGCCGCCCGCCATGCCTATCGCGGTGCCTGTCGTGCCGACGATACCCGCAAGCCCGAGAAAGACGCTCAGAACTCCGCCGGACGACACGCCCATGCTCTTGAGGATGCCGATGTCCTTGCTTTTGCTGCTGATCATCATATAGAAAACGACGAATATGATAAAGACAGTGATAAAGCCCAGCATCAAAAATACCAGCGTCATCATCGTCTCTTCCTTCTCCATGGGAGCTATCATCGCCGCCCGGTACTGCTTCCACGTCTCGACATTGACATGATCCATGAGCCCGGCCAGCCGTTTTTCATAGCTCGTTTCAGCATCCGCGGCAATGTTCGCAACATAATCATCCCATAGTCGTTTAACCCTCGCTGTCGCTGTCTCGACATCCATGCCTTTGGCATATTTGACGAAGATCGAATGGATACGAGGATACGTCCCGTCCATCCCGCAAAGAGCCTGCAGATCGTCTAGTGACATATAAATATATCCGCCGTCCTGCTCGACCAGGCCGCTGTGGCTGTCGTCGCTGTAATAGAACGCCTTGGTATTGACCAGGCCGCCGCCGATACCCGCCCGCGCTAGATTGCCCCTGGCGGTCAGCGGAAAACAGCTCACGTTCAGCTTAATATGCATCGGATTAGGCTCGTGATAGTATTCGCCCATCTTGCCTTGCCTGCTTCGCAATAGATCGATGCCGACAACCACGCCGGGCTGGTTGGGCCTGTATGTCGGTACGAAAGCCATCTCCGGCTCATCTTCGCGATAATGCAGGCTCTCCTCGAACGCTGTCACCTTCGCATGCCTTGCCGGATCAAAACCCATTATTTTCATGCCCGACTGACTGCCGGACATTTGGCTTTCGAGAATGCCCACCGTCTCGATC comes from the Anaerohalosphaera lusitana genome and includes:
- a CDS encoding polyprenyl synthetase family protein; the encoded protein is MHGHNRTDNKNDGAGGESSPVPFFNALSEELKAVDYLLAGAIEPGEGDIAGLVANVRTSGGKMLRPGLLLLSGRIFDQSGERHIRAAAMVEMVHLATLLHDDVIDHATRRRGRETINCLYGDKAAVLLGGYVLGKVMALGSAEGMADMSGEVAAVARKICDGEMMQNVISLDHEIGEQNYYNIIASKTAALFGSACWMGAFLSGACKKDCNSLRQYGEHFGTAFQIADDILDVTSSVQKMGKNVGKDIFALKPTLPLIHFVQTVADGRELLHTAVYEDDRGRIRDMLSDAGSIEYAYEQAKMHSDKAVHSLTFIEADQTAMEPLLSLSRFAVNREV
- a CDS encoding ABC transporter permease, with translation MYKFLLARRYFVKRKSTALAVAAVALCVFMVVVVMTVMSGLVREFKEKNHRFFGDAIISSDSLVGFAHYENFLEELVEKDYVLQASPVIETVGILESQMSGSQSGMKIMGFDPARHAKVTAFEESLHYREDEPEMAFVPTYRPNQPGVVVGIDLLRSRQGKMGEYYHEPNPMHIKLNVSCFPLTARGNLARAGIGGGLVNTKAFYYSDDSHSGLVEQDGGYIYMSLDDLQALCGMDGTYPRIHSIFVKYAKGMDVETATARVKRLWDDYVANIAADAETSYEKRLAGLMDHVNVETWKQYRAAMIAPMEKEETMMTLVFLMLGFITVFIIFVVFYMMISSKSKDIGILKSMGVSSGGVLSVFLGLAGIVGTTGTAIGMAGGIALLVKVHAIEDWLFENYQWQLWDRSVYAIGEIPNQIEWQTMVFIAACSVAACLAGAAIPSMQAARRRIAEVLQVDQL
- a CDS encoding ABC transporter permease, which produces MNSKLWRNVYLGIENLLLHKLRTLLTMLGVVFGVGSVVAMLSVGEGASSQAMEQIKKVGSNNIILKSVKSQKEESTSSTTRSFMSMYGLTYDDHLRIAETFDTVAQAVPVKIVRKEARLGDRSLELRVVGTAPEWFEMLDRPKVAGRVLTRQDIQNQANVAVLTEYGSRRLLATTNTIGNHVRIGSDFFKVVGIVKSEGGSAGNIQMPDERVDAYIPINIARKYYGDIIQRRTAGSRTRERVELHQIIAKVKEIEHVEQTAAGIKAMLERFHEDKDYQISVPLALLKQARETKRTFNIVLGSIAAISLLVGGIGIMNIMLASVTERTREIGIRRAIGAKRKQIINQFIIETVVLSSIGGLVGIGLGITIPKVITHFSGMPTIITQSSILISFSISIGIGIVFGLYPAVRAANVDPIIALRHE
- a CDS encoding ABC transporter ATP-binding protein, whose protein sequence is MSTPRTIDNSVINLQNIRKIYEMGDQQVRALDGVDVAFEPGSFWAIMGPSGSGKSTMLNILGCLDRPTSGSYHLHQEDVSRMDDDHLSEIRLKHLGFIFQSFNLIPQLSVQRNIELPLFYLGWDEKESRERSVELAHKVGLEGRLNHRPAELSGGQRQRVAIARALANDPKILLADEPTGNLDSVTGAQILELLDELYQNGKTVIMVTHESEIAAHARKILHMRDGKVQKIEDTA
- the ilvE gene encoding branched-chain-amino-acid transaminase, yielding MGLKIWQNGELVDEAQAKVSVFDHGLLYGDGVFEGIRVYSGNIFEFEAHIDRLYESAKAIRLDIGMDKRPLMDATEETVKANEIEDGYIRLLVTRGVGDLGLNPFVCGKAGVIIIAANIQLYPEEFYETGLKVISANAVRTHPLTLPPQVKSLNYLNNILAKIEAIDHGVGEVVMYNPQGYVAEASGDNIFIIRKGELFTPPIQAGALDGITRQVVMKLARESGYTVTERNLTKFDLYIADECFLTGTAAEVIGVVEIDGRIVGDGKPGAVTKELRKKFFEYARS
- a CDS encoding ABC transporter ATP-binding protein; amino-acid sequence: MPKILKASSIYKSYRMGQAKLDVLKGLDLSIKEGEFVAIVGSSGSGKSTLLHILGALDKVDKGRVQFRGKDLDKFSVMDYARFRNKMVGFVFQFYHLLDELNVLENVLLPSMAGTGMFGWAARKKTAVERAEMLLDKMGLSERLKHKAYQLSGGERQRVAIARALMNNPVLLLADEPTGNLDSVTGNGILESLAHFNAEGQTIVMVTHDDRVAQKADRTIRLVDGKIARL